The following are from one region of the Georgenia sp. M64 genome:
- a CDS encoding TIGR03885 family FMN-dependent LLM class oxidoreductase gives MTTYGFHASHEQISPSRLLADVRTAEQAGFDMAMSSDHFSPWSERQGHSGFTLSWLGAALATTSLRIGSVNAPGQRYHPAIVAQATATLGEMFPGRYWVALGSGQAMNEHVTGDPWPTKDVRQRRLEECVDVIRRLHAGHEVTHDGLVTVDRARLYDLPSTPVPLLATAITPPTAARAATWADGMITINQPHDKLRAVVGAYRDGGGKGPLALQVHLSWAPDKAEAEAIAHDQWRSNVFDAPLSLDLPTAEHFDVASRDVTVDTVRGAVRISADPAQHVGWIHEYTELGFDEIYLHFVGQDQARWLDVAGSTVLPALKEA, from the coding sequence GTGACCACCTACGGATTCCACGCCTCGCACGAGCAGATCTCCCCCAGCCGGCTCCTCGCGGACGTCCGCACCGCCGAGCAGGCCGGGTTCGACATGGCGATGTCCTCGGACCACTTCTCCCCGTGGAGCGAGCGCCAGGGCCACTCGGGCTTCACGCTGTCGTGGCTGGGCGCGGCCCTGGCGACCACGTCGCTGCGGATCGGCTCGGTCAACGCCCCCGGGCAGCGCTACCACCCGGCGATCGTCGCGCAGGCCACGGCGACCCTGGGCGAGATGTTCCCCGGGCGGTACTGGGTGGCGCTCGGCTCCGGGCAGGCGATGAACGAGCACGTCACCGGTGACCCCTGGCCCACGAAGGACGTGCGTCAGCGCCGCCTCGAGGAGTGCGTCGACGTCATCAGGCGCCTGCACGCCGGCCACGAGGTCACCCACGACGGGCTCGTCACGGTCGACCGGGCCCGGCTCTACGACCTCCCCTCGACCCCCGTGCCCCTGCTCGCGACCGCGATCACGCCGCCGACGGCCGCCCGGGCGGCGACGTGGGCGGACGGGATGATCACCATCAACCAGCCCCACGACAAGCTCCGCGCCGTCGTCGGCGCCTACCGCGACGGCGGCGGCAAGGGCCCCCTCGCGCTGCAGGTCCACCTCTCCTGGGCCCCGGACAAGGCGGAGGCGGAGGCCATCGCCCACGACCAGTGGCGCTCGAACGTCTTCGACGCACCGCTGAGCCTGGACCTGCCCACCGCGGAGCACTTCGACGTCGCCAGCCGCGACGTCACCGTGGACACCGTTCGCGGGGCGGTACGGATCTCCGCGGACCCCGCCCAGCACGTGGGGTGGATCCACGAGTACACCGAGCTCGGCTTCGACGAGATCTACCTGCACTTCGTGGGCCAGGACCAGGCGCGCTGGCTCGACGTCGCCGGGTCCACGGTCCTGCCGGCCCTCAAGGAGGCCTGA
- a CDS encoding alpha-amylase family protein — MRITDTSDLWYKNAVIYCLDVETFFDSDGDGVGDLEGLAQRVDYLAEIGVTCLWLMPFYPSPNLDDGYDVADFFGVETRFGDHGDLVELIRTAKDRGMRVIADLLVNHTSDQHPWFVESRKSKDNPYRDFYVWRSDPPPDTSAEVVFPDQEDSIWEKDKATGEWYLHHFYKHQPDLNIANPIVQDAIAKVMGFWLELGLDGFRVDAVPFFLNDLGMSDRDKKDFSEPHEYLRSLRQFLQRRSGDGILLGEVNVPFKDQVEFFGGTDGDELTMMFDFVGMQAIYLSLARHDARPLAKALTDRPVDKISPDSQYANFLRNHDELTLDKLSETERQEVFAAFGPEPEMQLYGRGLKRRVPPMLGGDPRRIKMAYSLLFALPGTPVLFYGEEIGMGENLDRPGRLAVRTPMQWANDPTGGFSTADPEDLIAPVVSGSYGPEHVNVADARRDPESLLTHVSAMARRYRECPELGWGTYEVLDQPHTSVLAHRTSWDTASMVLLHNFGPDALTVPLTLDEEPGTELVDLLQEGVCTAGEDGRLELALDGYGYRWLRVQHPGERRLV; from the coding sequence ATGCGCATCACCGACACCTCCGACCTCTGGTACAAGAACGCGGTCATCTACTGCCTCGACGTGGAGACGTTCTTCGACTCCGACGGCGACGGCGTGGGCGACCTCGAGGGGCTCGCGCAGCGGGTGGACTACCTCGCCGAGATCGGCGTGACCTGCCTGTGGCTCATGCCCTTCTACCCCTCCCCCAACCTCGACGACGGCTACGACGTCGCCGACTTCTTCGGCGTGGAGACCCGCTTCGGCGACCACGGCGACCTCGTCGAGCTCATCCGCACCGCGAAGGACCGCGGGATGCGGGTGATCGCCGACCTGCTCGTCAACCACACCTCCGACCAGCACCCGTGGTTCGTCGAGTCCCGCAAGAGCAAGGACAACCCCTACCGGGACTTCTACGTCTGGCGCTCGGACCCGCCGCCGGACACCAGCGCCGAGGTCGTCTTCCCCGACCAGGAGGACTCGATCTGGGAGAAGGACAAGGCGACGGGCGAGTGGTACCTCCACCACTTCTACAAGCACCAGCCCGACCTCAACATCGCCAACCCGATCGTCCAGGACGCCATCGCCAAGGTCATGGGCTTCTGGCTCGAGCTCGGCCTGGACGGCTTCCGCGTGGACGCGGTGCCCTTCTTCCTCAACGACCTGGGCATGTCCGACCGGGACAAGAAGGACTTCTCCGAGCCCCACGAGTACCTCCGGTCGCTGCGCCAGTTCCTCCAGCGCCGCAGCGGCGACGGCATCCTCCTGGGCGAGGTCAACGTGCCGTTCAAGGACCAGGTGGAGTTCTTCGGCGGCACGGACGGCGACGAGCTGACGATGATGTTCGACTTCGTCGGCATGCAGGCGATCTACCTCTCCCTCGCCCGCCACGACGCCAGGCCGCTGGCCAAGGCGCTGACGGACCGGCCGGTGGACAAGATCTCCCCGGACTCGCAGTACGCCAACTTCCTGCGCAACCACGACGAGCTCACCCTGGACAAGCTCAGCGAGACCGAGCGCCAGGAGGTCTTCGCGGCCTTCGGGCCCGAGCCCGAGATGCAGCTCTACGGCCGGGGCCTCAAGCGACGGGTGCCACCGATGCTGGGCGGGGACCCGCGCCGGATCAAGATGGCCTACTCCCTGCTCTTCGCCCTGCCCGGCACCCCGGTGCTCTTCTACGGTGAGGAGATCGGGATGGGCGAGAACCTCGACCGGCCCGGCCGCCTCGCGGTGCGCACGCCGATGCAGTGGGCCAACGACCCCACCGGCGGGTTCTCGACCGCGGACCCGGAGGACCTCATCGCCCCGGTGGTGAGCGGTTCGTACGGACCCGAGCACGTCAACGTCGCCGACGCCCGGCGCGACCCGGAGTCGCTCCTCACCCACGTCAGCGCCATGGCACGGCGCTACCGCGAGTGCCCCGAGCTCGGCTGGGGGACCTACGAGGTCCTCGACCAGCCCCACACGTCGGTGCTCGCGCACCGCACGTCGTGGGACACCGCGTCCATGGTCCTGCTGCACAACTTCGGCCCTGACGCCCTCACCGTGCCGCTCACCCTCGACGAGGAGCCCGGCACCGAGCTCGTCGACCTGCTGCAGGAGGGCGTGTGCACCGCCGGCGAGGACGGCCGTCTCGAGCTGGCGCTGGACGGGTACGGCTACCGGTGGCTGCGCGTGCAGCACCCCGGCGAGCGGCGCCTGGTCTAG